The following coding sequences lie in one Trichoderma breve strain T069 chromosome 1, whole genome shotgun sequence genomic window:
- a CDS encoding 3' exoribonuclease family, domain 1 domain-containing protein, which translates to MAQQTLLSPAELAYLHSSLSLSPPIRPDGRTSKQFRPLTAETGILPGTNGSARVCLSDGTEAIVGVKAEIEKTVDPLGGEHYQEYVKSASGVGGGDAEADRREARGEWLEMTVEIPGLRDDDAGTVFLAELLREALLADGEFAKKLWINRRFHWRLYLDILLISPPLSYPLPLLSLTTHLALLATRLPRLKSEGDEDPMFDDDWEAAPFLYPREGAATGSRPSITLLVVAVGDSILFDPSKEELAVADSALAVSLCEVRTQREQGGMEVDSGRELRLVSMRTIDPPSRLTPPGVPSTANLAASGTSDTTQQKQQQRAEEHPQEGVWKAPLGGTRFAVLDSIMQAVLEKGGVADEVLDGLEGVDLA; encoded by the exons ATGGCTCAACAAACATTATTATCCCCCGCCGAGCTCGCGTATCTCCACagttccctctccctcagcCCGCCCATCCGCCCCGACGGCAGAACATCCAAGCAGTTCCGGCCCCTGACAGCAGAGACGGGCATCCTGCCCGGCACAAACGGCAGCGCGCGCGTCTGTTTATCAGACGGCACGGAGGCCATCGTGGGCGTCAAGGCGGAGATTGAGAAGACGGTCGACCCGCTGGGCGGCGAGCACTACCAGGAGTACGTCAAGAGCGCGAGCGGCgtgggcggcggcgatgcggAGGCAGACAGGCGCGAGGCGAGGGGGGAGTGGCTCGAGATGACGGTGGAGATTCCGGGCTTGAGAGATGACGATGCGGGGACGGTGTTTTTGGCTGAGTTGTTGAGGGAGGCGTTGCTTGCGGATGGGGAGTTTGCGAAGAAGCTGTGGATTAACAGACGGTTTCACTGGAGGCTATATCTTGAC ATCCTTTTGATATCACCACCGCTTTCATATCCCCTGCCACTCCTCTCCCTCACAACAcatctcgccctcctcgccACAAGACTCCCGCGCCTCAAATCAGAAGGTGACGAAGACCCCATGTTCGACGACGACTGGGAGGCCGCCCCGTTCCTATACCCTCGCGAAGGCGCCGCCACGGGCTCGCGGCCGTCCATTACGCTGCTGGTCGTTGCCGTGGGCGACAGCATCCTGTTCGACCCttccaaggaggagctcgCGGTCGCTGACTCCGCGCTGGCTGTGTCGCTATGTGAGGTCAGGACGCAGCGCGAGCAGGGCGGCATGGAGGTGGACTCTGGGCGCGAGCTGAGGCTGGTGTCGATGCGGACGATTGATCCTCCCTCGAGGCTGACGCCGCCTGGGGTGCCTAGCACGGCTAATTTGGCGGCAAGCGGGACGTCTGATACGacgcagcaaaagcaacaacagAGAGCGGAGGAACACCCCCAAGAAGGCGTCTGGAAGGCGCCGTTGGGCGGAACTAGGTTTGCCGTCCTGGATAGCATTATGCAGGCTGTCCTAGAAAAGGGGGGTGTTGCAGACGAAGTCTTGGATGGGCTGGAAGGAGTAGACCTGGCGTAA
- a CDS encoding cytochrome c domain-containing protein — protein sequence MAGGDTKKGANLFKTRCAQCHTVEANGGNKIGPALHGLFGRKTGSVDGYAYTDANKQAGITWDDKTLFAYLENPKKYIPGTKMAFGGLKKDKDRNDLIAYLKESTA from the exons ATGGCTGGCG gTGATACTAAGAAGGGTGCCAACCTCTTCAAGACCCGTTGCGCTCAGTGCCACACCGTCGAGGCCAACGGCGGCAACAAGATCGGCCCTGCCCTGCACGGCCTCTTCGGCCGCAAGACCGGCTCCGTCGACGGCTACGCCTACACCGACGCCAACAAGCAGGCCGGCATCACCTGGGACGACAAGACCCTCTTCGCCTACCTTGAGAACCCCAAGAAGTACATTCCCGGCACCAAGATGGCCTTTGGTGGcctgaagaaggacaaggatcGCAACGACCTCATTGC CTACCTCAAGGAGTCTACCGCTTAA
- a CDS encoding ATPase family associated with various cellular activities (AAA) domain-containing protein codes for MAPNFKSRLNLRQGLDRDVYQIIKKLEEANDGKPFKTITAAYDAIKRSNSSLSRQKKRPLEDSIDRVLQFRKEELEDSDDSEAAIEEAESKKVDDDRFLLNRQLTKHWQVDPIPLGTTEQPAAKKRRIQTEGDERDGTVSGPDTGTETAINGDAPKEAPKAERQDKTVQKKSPKSTRFKVEQLEDPLPLGGVGEMHRHLLRQTRYLLKCPELYQGNGWRRVPGMLLFGPPGTGKRSLIRTVAANLEVPVITLNGCFEDPERVEKSLAEAFDTAIGLAPSIVLIEDLDWHIPNPGSSNHNEHGRKMLNQFVRQMQRLQQEQANVLAMATTSRLTDVDPVALEAGLFERTIQMRVPDLDARHDILKVVTREKILSDNLDLGEVAKMTHGFVGADIIIVTTLAEQAAQERILNTEDPDGRQLEILTRPPHRDQMDVSDISLDLRQPAFTTIPTEPLTLDDFRLAIKGFTPSLRREGFTVIPSVTWDQVGALEKVREQLHMSIIGPIKNPELYQEFGLRRPAGALLWGPPGCGKTLVAQAVANEAQASFILINGPELLNKYVGESERAVRELFQRARSSTPCILFFDEIDSLVPRRDNASTDAGVRVVNALLTELDGAQDRSGIYVMGTTNRPDMIDAAMLRPGRLSVRLFVDLPTPEERVDILRAIYKTAHANASEAELARLPAVALDPRCKDFSGADLGGLHIKAAEAALRKFMLGKKSAREIDQEDWEHALENTRCSVLNPDSYRKLDRKLGKGE; via the coding sequence ATGGCGCCCAATTTCAAGTCCCGACTGAACCTGCGCCAAGGCCTTGATCGAGACGTCTACcagattataaaaaaattgGAAGAGGCCAACGACGGCAAGCCATTCAAAACCATCACCGCGGCATACGATGCCATCAAACGATCCAATTCGAGCCTCTCcaggcagaagaagcgtcCCCTCGAAGACTCCATTGATCGGGTACTGCAGTTCCGCAAAGAAGAACTCGAGGATTCGGACGACTCAGAGGCAGCTATAGAAGAGGCCGAGTCGAAAAAAGTAGACGACGATCGATTTCTACTCAACCGACAGCTGACAAAACACTGGCAAGTCGACCCTATACCTCTGGGCACCACCGAGCAGCCTGCAGCCAAGAAGCGACGTATCCAGACCGAGGGCGACGAGAGAGACGGCACAGTAAGTGGCCCAGATACAGGTACCGAGACAGCAATCAATGGCGACGCACCGAAAGAGGCACCAAAGGCCGAGAGACAGGACAAGACGGTACAGAAGAAGTCGCCCAAATCTACCCGCTTCAAAGTTGAGCAATTAGAAGACCCGTTACCACTGGGAGGTGTTGGCGAGATGCACCGCCATCTTTTGCGCCAAACACGCTATCTGCTCAAGTGCCCAGAACTCTACCAAGGAAATGGTTGGAGGAGAGTACCTGGAATGCTCTTGTTCGGTCCTCCGGGAACTGGCAAAAGGTCACTTATCCGTACCGTGGCAGCGAACCTCGAAGTGCCTGTAATAACTCTCAATGGCTGCTTTGAGGACCCTGAGCGCGTAGAGAAGAGTCTGGCCGAGGCTTTCGATACGGCCATCGGGCTGGCCCCGAGTATCGTTCTCATCGAGGATCTTGACTGGCACATACCTAACCCGGGAAGCTCTAATCACAACGAGCACGGCCGCAAGATGCTCAACCAGTTCGTACGGCAGATGCAAAGACTTCAACAAGAGCAGGCCAACGttttggcaatggcaacaacATCAAGGCTGACGGATGTCGACCCCGTTGCGCTTGAAGCCGGCCTATTCGAAAGGACAATTCAAATGAGGGTACCAGACCTGGATGCTCGGCATGATATTCTCAAGGTGGTGACACGGGAGAAGATACTATCCGACAACTTAGACCTCGGAGAGGTAGCAAAGATGACGCACGGTTTCGTCGGCGCAGACATTATTATTGTCACAACATTGGCGGAACAAGCAGCACAGGAGCGAATTCTCAATACAGAGGACCCCGATGGACGGCAGCTCGAGATACTTACTCGACCTCCCCACAGAGATCAAATGGATGTATCAGACATCTCATTAGATCTAAGACAGCCCGCATTTACGACGATACCCACAGAGCCGTTGACACTCGATGACTTCCGGCTTGCCATCAAGGGCTTCACCCCATCTCTCCGGAGAGAAGGCTTCACCGTGATCCCAAGTGTAACCTGGGATCAGGTCGGCGCTCTGGAAAAGGTGCGCGAGCAGCTACACATGTCCATCATTGGACCCATCAAGAACCCAGAGCTGTACCAGGAATTTGGTCTCAGACGTCCTGCCGGCGCACTCCTTTGGGGACCCCCCGGATGCGGCAAAACTCTCGTCGCCCAGGCCGTTGCCAACGAGGCACAGGCttccttcatcctcatcaacgGGCCCGAGCTGCTGAACAAGTACGTCGGTGAGTCCGAACGGGCTGTCCGTGAGCTCTTCCAGCGAGCCCGTTCCTCCACGCCCtgcatcctcttcttcgacgAAATCGACTCGCTCGTGCCCCGACGAGACAACGCCTCCACAGATGCCGGCGTCCGAGTCGTCAACGCCCTTCTCACGGAGCTCGACGGCGCCCAGGATCGTTCAGGCATCTACGTCATGGGCACAACCAACAGACCAGACATGATCGACGCAGCGATGCTCCGCCCGGGACGTCTCAGCGTGCGACTCTTTGTCGATCTCCCCACCCCCGAGGAGCGCGTCGACATTCTTCGGGCCATCTACAAGACGGCCCACGCCAACGCCTCCGAGGCCGAGCTCGCGAGGCTGCCGGCCGTCGCCCTGGACCCCCGGTGCAAGGACTTTAGCGGCGCGGATCTCGGCGGCCTGCacatcaaggccgccgaggccgcGCTGAGGAAGTTTATGCTGGGCAAGAAGTCGGCGCGGGAGATTGACCAGGAGGACTGGGAGCATGCGCTGGAGAATACGCGGTGTAGCGTGCTTAACCCAGACTCGTACAGGAAGCTGGATAGGAAGCTGGGAAAGGGGGAGTAA
- a CDS encoding snf7 domain-containing protein: MGGKQSKITDQDKAILDMKIQRDRLHQYQRRITVLTDKETDIAKQMLAKGDKKRALLALRRKKYQESLLTKTDAQLEQLERLTASVEFAQIQKDVVFGLQQGTKVLSEIHAEMGGIEHVEKLMGETADAIAYQNEISEMLGSRITAADEEEVDEELAALEAEMSGVNQKLPTVPSAQLPVSERPAEQEEAQENRPERQAMLAA, translated from the exons ATGGGTGGCAAACAGAGCAAGATCACCGACCAGGACAA GGCGATTCTGGACATGAAGATCCAGCGCGACAGGCTACACCAGTACCAGCGCCGCATCACCGTCCTCACGGATAAGGAAACGGACATTGCCAAGCAGATGCTCGCCAAGGGCGACAAGAAGCGGGCGCTGCTGGCGCTGCGGCGCAAGAAGTATCAGGAGTCGCTGCTGACCAAGACGGATGCgcagctggagcagctggagaggctGACGGCCAGCGTCGAGTTTGCGCAGATACAAAAGGACGTCGTGTTTGGCTTGCAGCAGGGCACAAAAGTGCTGTCTGAGATCCACGCTGAGATGGGCGGCATTGAGCACGTGGAGAAGTTGATGGGGGAGACTGCGGATGCGATTGCATACCAAAAT GAAATCAGCGAAATGCTCGGTTCGCGCATCACCGCcgcagacgaggaagaggtcgACGAAGAACTCGCTGCGCTGGAGGCGGAAATGTCCGGCGTTAACCAGAAACTCCCCACGGTACCGAGCGCTCAGCTTCCCGTTTCGGAACGACCGGCGGAACAAGAGGAAGCGCAAGAGAACCGGCCAGAGAGACAAGCGATGCTGGCTGcctga
- a CDS encoding fructosamine kinase domain-containing protein, with translation MSPTIDPAILAALDLDKDNTTISSVGGSGFSSTFKLSTTKDGQPFDYFVKTASGEGAKIMFQGEHASLNAIHDAVPNFCPKSYCHGPMQNSNKYFLATDFLNLGYSVSKGSGISFAAKLAKLHTTPAPIPEGFDRAMFGFPVPTCCGDTEQDNSWRASWADFYAENRLRFIMRRIIENHGPDDQAADMVEKIASSVVPRLIGDDRIAITPVVIHGDLWSGNHSAGQIAGKGGREEVVFDPSCVYGHSEYELGIMRMFGGYGGSFWSEYEKLVPKAEPKEEWDDRVILYELYHHLNHYSIFGTGYRGGAMSIMKKLTSKYGS, from the exons ATGTCCCCGACAATTGACCCTGCCATCCTCGCGGCCTTAGACCTAGACAAAGACAACACCACAATCTCATCCGTCGGAGGATCAGGCTTCTCATCAACCTTCAAACTCTCCACCACAAAAGATGGCCAGCCATTTGACTACTTCGTCAAGACAGCCTCCGGCGAGGGAGCAAAAATAATGTTCCAAG GCGAACACGCCTCTCTCAACGCAATCCACGACGCCGTCCCCAACTTCTGCCCCAAATCATACTGCCACGGCCCCATGCAAAACTCCAACAAGTATTTTCTTGCCACGGACTTCCTCAACCTTGGCTACTCCGTGTCAAAAGGCTCCGGCATCTCCTTCGCCGCAAAGCTAGCCAAGCTGCATACAACCCCCGCGCCCATTCCGGAGGGCTTCGACAGAGCTATGTTCGGCTTCCCCGTGCCGACGTGCTGCGGCGATACGGAGCAGGACAATTCGTGGCGCGCCTCTTGGGCCGACTTCTACGCCGAGAATAGACTGCGCTTCATCATGAGACGCATCATCGAGAATCACGGACCAGACGACCAGGCGGCCGACATGgtcgagaagattgccagCAGCGTCGTCCCGCGGCTTATCGGGGATGaccgcatcgccatcacACCCGTTGTTATTCACGGCGATCTCTGGAGCGGGAATCATTCGGCGGGCCAGATTGCCGGAAAGGGCGGGCGCGAAGAGGTTGTTTTCGATCCTTCTTGCGTGTATGGCCATTCGGAATACGAGCTGGGCATCATGAGGATGTTTGGCGGCTATGGGGGTTCTTTTTGGAGCGAGTATGAGAAGCTCGTGCCCAAAGCAGAGCCAAAGGAGGAGTGGGATGATCGCGTCATCCTCTATGAATT ATATCACCATTTAAACCATTACTCAATTTTTGGGACGGGATATCGTGGAGGAGCCATGTCAATTATGAAGAAACTGACATCCAAATACGGCAGCTAA